A single window of Gambusia affinis linkage group LG18, SWU_Gaff_1.0, whole genome shotgun sequence DNA harbors:
- the LOC122820363 gene encoding interleukin-8-like: MKSAVLLIVLLACVFLCSSAGPIMRCSCIKTFSALRRELIKDVKVDEPSPACKNRQVIVIRTDNKEFCLNPETKFTKDLLRQKEMNKKKLSTTTTTTTTAATTQSAATATSSVTFP; this comes from the exons ATGAAGTCTGCAGTCCTGCTCATCGTCCTCCTGGCCTGCGTCTTCCTCTGCTCCTCGGCGGGAC CTATCATGAGATGCAGTTGCATAAAGACGTTCTCCGCATTGAGGCGTGAATTAATCAAAGACGTGAAGGTGGATGAACCCAGTCCGGCTTGCAAGAATCGCCAAGTGAT AGTCATCCGGACAGATAACAAAGAGTTCTGTCTCAACCCGGAGACAAAATTCACCAAAGACCTCCTGcgacaaaaagaaat GAACAAGAAGAAActctcaacaacaacaacaacaacaacaactgcagCTACAACACaatcagcagcaacagcaacgTCATCCGTCACATTTCCGTGA